From one Humulus lupulus chromosome 8, drHumLupu1.1, whole genome shotgun sequence genomic stretch:
- the LOC133793908 gene encoding transcription factor LHW-like isoform X1, which produces MGYLLKEVLKTLCGSNQLSYAVFWKIGCQNPKLLIWEEYHYESSNSSLPASICGAGSTELPFGEWERLLMSSETCPSQLGSQVGDQVSALINKMMISNQVNIVGEGIVGRAAFTGNHQWILSNSYDKYVHPPEILNEMCHQFSAGM; this is translated from the exons ATGGGGTATCTGCTAAAAGAGGTGCTCAAGACTCTTTGCGGTTCGAATCAGTTGTCTTATGCTGTGTTCTGGAAGATCGGCTGCCAAAACCCTAA GCTGCTAATATGGGAAGAATATCACTATGAATCCTCAAATTCTTCTCTGCCTGCAAGCATTTGTGGAGCTGGGAGTACTGAGCTACCGTTTGGAGAGTGGGAAAGACTATTGATGTCATCTGAAACTTGCCCTTCTCAGCTTGGAAGTCAAGTGGGAGATCAAGTCTCGGCACTTATTAACAAAATGATGATTAGTAATCAGGTCAATATAGTGGGTGAAGG AATAGTTGGGCGAGCTGCATTTACTGGAAACCATCAATGGATTCTTTCAAATAGTTATGATAAATATGTCCATCCCCCAGAG ATCTTAAATGAGATGTGTCACCAATTTTCAGCTGGCATGTAG
- the LOC133793908 gene encoding transcription factor LHW-like isoform X2: MGYLLKEVLKTLCGSNQLSYAVFWKIGCQNPKLLIWEEYHYESSNSSLPASICGAGSTELPFGEWERLLMSSETCPSQLGSQVGDQVSALINKMMISNQVNIVGEGIVGRAAFTGNHQWILSNSYDKYVHPPEVCCLYLPSAIFV, translated from the exons ATGGGGTATCTGCTAAAAGAGGTGCTCAAGACTCTTTGCGGTTCGAATCAGTTGTCTTATGCTGTGTTCTGGAAGATCGGCTGCCAAAACCCTAA GCTGCTAATATGGGAAGAATATCACTATGAATCCTCAAATTCTTCTCTGCCTGCAAGCATTTGTGGAGCTGGGAGTACTGAGCTACCGTTTGGAGAGTGGGAAAGACTATTGATGTCATCTGAAACTTGCCCTTCTCAGCTTGGAAGTCAAGTGGGAGATCAAGTCTCGGCACTTATTAACAAAATGATGATTAGTAATCAGGTCAATATAGTGGGTGAAGG AATAGTTGGGCGAGCTGCATTTACTGGAAACCATCAATGGATTCTTTCAAATAGTTATGATAAATATGTCCATCCCCCAGAG GTTTGCTGTCTTTATCTGCCATCTGCTATTTTTGTCTAA
- the LOC133793908 gene encoding transcription factor LHW-like isoform X4 translates to MSRKKLNTLLIWEEYHYESSNSSLPASICGAGSTELPFGEWERLLMSSETCPSQLGSQVGDQVSALINKMMISNQVNIVGEGIVGRAAFTGNHQWILSNSYDKYVHPPEILNEMCHQFSAGM, encoded by the exons ATGAGTAGAAAGAAGCTCAACAC GCTGCTAATATGGGAAGAATATCACTATGAATCCTCAAATTCTTCTCTGCCTGCAAGCATTTGTGGAGCTGGGAGTACTGAGCTACCGTTTGGAGAGTGGGAAAGACTATTGATGTCATCTGAAACTTGCCCTTCTCAGCTTGGAAGTCAAGTGGGAGATCAAGTCTCGGCACTTATTAACAAAATGATGATTAGTAATCAGGTCAATATAGTGGGTGAAGG AATAGTTGGGCGAGCTGCATTTACTGGAAACCATCAATGGATTCTTTCAAATAGTTATGATAAATATGTCCATCCCCCAGAG ATCTTAAATGAGATGTGTCACCAATTTTCAGCTGGCATGTAG
- the LOC133793908 gene encoding transcription factor LHW-like isoform X3 encodes MGYLLKEVLKTLCGSNQLSYAVFWKIGCQNPKLLIWEEYHYESSNSSLPASICGAGSTELPFGEWERLLMSSETCPSQLGSQVGDQVSALINKMMISNQVNIVGEGFQNSWASCIYWKPSMDSFK; translated from the exons ATGGGGTATCTGCTAAAAGAGGTGCTCAAGACTCTTTGCGGTTCGAATCAGTTGTCTTATGCTGTGTTCTGGAAGATCGGCTGCCAAAACCCTAA GCTGCTAATATGGGAAGAATATCACTATGAATCCTCAAATTCTTCTCTGCCTGCAAGCATTTGTGGAGCTGGGAGTACTGAGCTACCGTTTGGAGAGTGGGAAAGACTATTGATGTCATCTGAAACTTGCCCTTCTCAGCTTGGAAGTCAAGTGGGAGATCAAGTCTCGGCACTTATTAACAAAATGATGATTAGTAATCAGGTCAATATAGTGGGTGAAGG GTTTCAGAATAGTTGGGCGAGCTGCATTTACTGGAAACCATCAATGGATTCTTTCAAATAG